The Schistocerca gregaria isolate iqSchGreg1 chromosome 2, iqSchGreg1.2, whole genome shotgun sequence genome contains the following window.
ctagacactgtcaaatctatccacatcagtcgttcgtttacatacctttttGCAattacactgggttccatttctttcctgatgtaaagccctacaccccattgtgctattcctgctttgactcctgacaggtataccttgtattctcccacttcctcttctttctcaccccttacccgaatgtcacaaacagctaaaacgtccagccccatcttacttgcagcctgtgccagctctaccttcttcccagagtagccccccattgatattaatagctccccatctcattaccatttgtttaccaAGTCGTATCATAggtgtccctggtttgtcagttcgaggtgggactccgtcacctccaaaggtccgaggcattttgctctgattgttgccacagTACCAGAGAAGCAgggtgctagccttacttgccccaagtcccattgagttttacccctaacggttgagggactaaccggtggatttggtagtctttgccatatgagcacaaaggtgaccacgaatcagaatatgtcagagatgcccagccttattccaaagtaactggtatcccgactgtcgggaccacttacttggccactcatacgttgcccatggttcatgaactgggacatgacaacaggaacccacaccttgAACCACAGAGGTGAAATATGGGATCAAAAAAGTTATGTGAcgaattattttcttaaaatttttgatcCCAGAGGTGAACTATGGGattcaaaaattttaagaaaataattcatcacatcatttttttaaatcagaatctatgaaaattggtattgcaTATGTAAAGAAATACCTGTTAAGAGGATGAAAGTTTCTACGAAAATgctaccacaagaacgcaaaaggaatGATTATCCGAAACCtccgactccagctaccagaatcggtttggtcgccagccgctgtggtcgagcggctctaggcgcttcagagtggaaccgcgcttctgctaaggtcgcaggttcgaatcctgccccgggcatggatgtgtgtgatgtccttaggttagttaggtttatgtagttctaagttctaggagactgatgacctcagaagttaagtcccacagtgctcagaaccatttgaaccatttttgaacctcagatgtGTACACTCAAATTTCACAGGAGTCACATGTGAGGAGACCAGATGCTAACGATATTGTTGTGAAGCGGAAACATGAGGCAGCTTTTTCACAAGCAACTTGAACGCATATATTACTTGGAAGTGGAATGTTACAGGTTATGTTTACCGTAGCCAAATAAGTGAAAAAAGCCAACAAATGGGGAAAATAATTTATGAAGTTTTAAATCTCGAGAAAATACACTCATGGGGTTCAGTGGTAAGAAAATGAAAAGTTGCCTCCCCCCACCAATAGGGAGGGCGCGTCCCTACCTTTCCTCACAACAAAGGTCAATTTTttactctttttaaatttttgcgCAAAAGGCTCATTTTTTTAGAAGAGAACTGTACCTTTTAGAAGATAACTGTATactactcataaattctacacaaaaCATGTCTTGTGCACATTTTGAGTCAGATGAGTAATTTTAAAGACATGAGGGTTGGAATAGGATTCTGTAAGTCCAGAATTTTGTTGCTTCGTTATATAAATGAAAAGAGCAATAAAGTATTTGGAAATAATTCGTATGTTTTTAGCTTATGAAATTCCTTGATTGTTCACTGTTAATGAAATCAGAATTAGGTTCTGAACAATGAAAACCGCAAGCTCTCCTTCCCAGTCACTCACCATTTCCCTGCAAGTGTCGCTGCCGTCTTTCCCTGCACATGCCCAGTTTAACTTAGTTTATGTTATGAATTATTAAAGCCATGCGGGTCATTCAGTCTGTTGTGTTATGCAGTGTTCGTTCCTACTCCCTCTTCTTTTCTGTGGACTGATAgagtcgggaccgatgacctcagcagtttggtcctgtaagacCTTACCATCACTGATAGATGAATAATGCTGGACCCTGCACCTGTTTTATTTGCGATAAATTTATTTCGGAAGAATACACACCAAAAGTGACAGAGTTGGAAACTTTGACACGTATAGGCAAGGAACGGAAGAAAGAGGTTTACGATCATATAGGAAACAAAGCAATGGCTGAAATGCACAAGGTATGTCGATGTGAATGTATCCAGCAACATAATGTAAGGAAACAAATAACCTGAAAGGTATACAAGTAGATGATAGAATTTTAAGATCGCCTGCCTCTTATCCACGCAGTTTCAAATAAGACTGTTCCCTCCAAAAACGTAATGGATAgttataagttgagaaaacagaGAACCGCGATGATGATTTTGTTAGAAAGATTGTCGAGCTCATTAAAAGTATTTTGTTTTCAGCAGCTTCAAGAATCCCCCTATCGAGATTGCTATGATAAATTAATGCTGAGACCACCTCTGTTCAGAAGACGAGGCCGGCCACGTAACACCAATTTCGAGGCTGGTTTCCAAGTAATAAGTAATTTTCTAGATTCTTCAGAGTAACGTTAGTTTTCACTACACAATATATTGCAGAAAGTCAAAGAATGTCACCCAGTAGGAGGCACAGTACCGTAAAACTAACAAAAAAAAGACAGAGCACTATGATGATGGAGGCCTGATTGCCACATTTCCACCTCACCCTCTCCCCTTATTATTTGTTATTGTGGCAGCGGTAACAAACTATTGAACCACTGGTAAAATGAACGAGCTGTCAATGAAACGGTCATCAGCTCCAGTGGGGGATGTTACTACCCATCTCATGCGACTGCACTCGAAGCTGCGGAAGAAAATGCAAGTTTGTGAATATGGGGTGCACAACAATGGGTAGAAGGTGCACTATGACACACTAACGTGAGTCACAGTGATTTGACACAAAATTTGGGGGTACATTTTTCTGTAAGTAATTATATACAGTAGCTTATTTGTTCCACATATGTTGCgatattttagtgtgtgtgtgtgtgtgtgtgtgtgtgtgtgtgtgtgtgtgtgtgtgtgtgtgtgtgtgtgtgttgattgtgAATATACTGTAAAGATAGTAATTACTGATTAATTCTACAATAACTCATAATTCTCATATCGAATTATCTTGATTCTAATATAAACATTAAGGTGCATAATACTGAACCAAAAAAGGTcatggaaatctaaatcaggatggccggacgcgggtttgtaccGTCGTCCCCCCGgacacgagtccagtgtgctaaccacagtgctACCTCGCTCGGCCGAATATCGGGATAATTCGTGTAGTTGGAAATTTTTATATAGTGGTAGgatggagtgccacgaacaacatactggaaatcctgactggtgagggatgattGTGGGGGTGTAGgtgcgtttgaaagtcactttttcTACGTTCTTCTCGAAGAACTCTAAAAACTATATGGCCTCTAGTAAAAAtataccagtacaaaatttaactacattatatttcGTACAATTTGATCCTGTCAGTTTTGGAGGAAGGGCTAATAGTTCgctcgtagcgagcgagagaaaatgaaaatctcaCACGCTTTTTAGAGTTCCAGATATAGAATTGTGGGTTACATaaaacatcggtaggggcagctgaatcaactTCTGTGTGTTTCTGTTTGTGTAAAAGGCAAGTAGTTGTGGAGAAACAGAAGAAAGATTTAACCGAATTAAAATAAGAGTTGAAAGTTATTCCGAACTCACATGCTAATGAATTTTTCAGTGTTCCCTACTGAATGCCTCGAAAACTTATCTTGCTTTAAACATGCATATTTCCTTCTTTGAACAGAATTTCACTAGGATATTTTTTAGTCGAAACAGACGTCTTCGAAAAATGAACTCTTTTTCGTAAAAATTGAAAGTTAAATTGAATTCATAATTTGGAGAGAGGGTGCTTACCCGCTATAAGAGGGAATTTTTCTCTTCCTTTCTACTACGCTCTTCATGAAAGTTTTCCCGAAATTTCAGAACTTCATAAATTATTTcgccatttttttctaatttaccTAGTTCTAGCAGGTTGATTAGGCTAGTCCCAACATCTCATTTAGTCCTGATGTTTTACACAAAACTTAGCGGGTACTaaataagagggttggaacttaaatagtggcaaccatttattcatAATCGATAAAAAAGAGGTACATGTTTGCCCCTGTTAACTGTCCTtctaagtagtcaccagcgttgtgtagaacacgttgccaacgatgtggaaggcgtagtatactgtcagcagagcctgttctgctgatcgtgcgaatggagcggtctactgcctgtcgaatctctagaaCAGCTCTGAAGAGAATACCACGGAGtgtttccttcatctttggaatcaaataaaagtctcaaggacttaagtccggggagtatggtggatggtacagtacttcccagtctcatcgaccgaacagagcagccacagcttgcgctgtatgcgcccactcattgtcgtgcaaaacgatgggtgggttgcgcagaaatggccgcttctttcgcaaagctgatcacaggtgatgctccaaaaacgaacagtaatactgaccattgacggtctgccgtggaggtacgtaatgcgttaggataacaccaccacaatcgtacacgagaatcaccatagcttccaccatactggggctctgacgcactttagaCTTTCGCGGAGACCCATAATGACGCTATTCGTTGGATTTGTGTTTGTTTTGGCTCGTACTATTTGTCCCACGTGTCATCCAGTGTttcgatacggcgtaagaaagcctctccttcgcgctcacagCGCTCCAAGTACGTCTGAgaagcgtcgtaacgcatccatttctgcatgtcCGTCAATTCATGCGAAACCCATCGTAATGCAATTTTTCGCacgcccaggcgttccttcaggatgcgtagCACAGTCGTGCGCGCTAATCCGGTTTCACGAATCGTACGGCTTCCATCACTAtgcactaacgcggcaacagcatgcacttcttcttcagagacgttaGGACTACCTGCCCGAtgtatgtctgccacagtttgccgacattCGTTGAAGTcatttacccaacgtgccactgttctgtatggcAATACCGATTTCCCGCAcatctcttgaagaccttgatgacactgtcgtgctgtacgacctctgcacattcagtcttgatccaactccgttgttcctgtttcgaaaacatggtGACACCGTTaccttagaccgctcgctcacaagtgactgtttccctcgattgtaCGCAATCCGGTGACGTGGGACGTACgaatccatttgctcggaggtaaggtaggtatgtcaacaaggTGTGATATCAGTGACAgtatccgcccctggtagctgagtggtcagcgcgagggaATGTCGTacgtaacggcccgggttcgattcccggctgggtcggagattttctcccctcagggatatcatcatcgtcatcgtcatcgtcatcgtcatcgtcatcgtcatcgtcatcgtcatcgtcatcgtcatcgtcatcgtcatcgtcatcgtcatcgtcatcgtcatcgtcatcgtcatcgtcatcgtcatcgtcatcgtcatcgtcatcgtcatcgtcatcgtcatcgtcatcgtcatcgtcatcgtcatcgtcatcgtcatcgtcatcgtcatcgtcatcgtcatcgtcatcgtcatcgtcatcgtcatcgtcatcgtcatcgtcatcgtcatcgtcatcgtcatcgtcatcgtcatcgtcatcgtcatcgtcatcgtcatcgtcatcgtcatcgtcatcgtcatcgtcatcgtcatcgtcatcgtcatcgtcatcgtcatcgtcatcgtcatcgtcatcgtcatcgtcatcgtcatcgtcatcgtcatcgtcatcgtcatcgtcatcgtcatcgtcatcgtcatcgtcatcgtcatcgtcatcgtcatcgtcatcgtcatcgtcatcgtcatcgtcatcgtcatcgtcatcgtcatcgtcatcgtcatcgtcatcgtcatcgtcatcgtcatcgtcatcgtcatcgtcatcgtcatcgtcatcgtcatcgtcatcgtcatcgtcatcgtcatcgtcatcgtcatcgtcatcgtcatcgtcatcgtcatcgtcatcgtcatcgtcatcgtcatcgtcatcgtcatcgtcatcgtcatcgtcatcgtcatcgtcatcgtcatcgtcatcgtcatcgtcatcgtcatcgtcatcgtcatcgtcatcgtcatcgtcatcgtcatcgtcatcgtcatcgtcatcgtcatcgtcatcgtcatcgtcatcgtcatcgtcatcgtcatcgtcatcgtcatcgtcatcgtcatcgtcatcgtcatcgtcatcgtcatcgtcatcgtcatcgtcatcgtcatcgtcatcgtcatcgtcatcgtcatcgtcatcgtcatcgtcatcgtcatcgtcatcgtcatcgtcatcgtcatcgtcatcgtcatcgtcatcgtcatcgtcatcgtcatcgtcatcgtcatcgtcatcgtcatcgtcatcgtcatcgtcatcgtcatcgtcatcgtcatcgtcatcgtcatcgtcatcgtcatcgtcatcgtcatcgtcatcgtcatcgtcatcgtcatcgtcatcgtcatcgtcatcgtcatcgtcatcgtcatcgtcatcgtcatcgtcatcgtcatcgtcatcgtcatcgtcatcgtcatcgtcatcgtcatcgtcatcgtcatcgtcatcgtcatcgtcatcgtcatcgtcatcgtcatcgtcatcgtcatcgtcatcgtcatcgtcatcgtcatcgtcatcgtcatcgtcatcgtcatcgtcatcgtcatcgtcatcgtcatcgtcatcgtcatcgtcatcgtcatcgtcatcgtcatcgtcatcgtcatcgtcatcgtcatcgtcatcgtcatcgtcatcgtcatcgtcatcgtcatcgtcatcgtcatcgtcatcgtcatcgtcatcgtcatcgtcatcgtcatcgtcatcgtcatcgtcatcgtcatcgtcatcgtcatcgtcatcgtcatcgtcatcgtcatcgtcatcgtcatcgtcatcgtcatcgtcatcgtcatcgtcatcgtcatcgtcatcgtcatcgtcatcgtcatcgtcatcgtcatcgtcatcgtcatcgtcatcgtcatcgtcatcgtcatcgtcatcgtcatcgtcatcgtcatcgtcatcgtcatcgtcatcgtcatcgtcatcgtcatcgtcatcgtcatcgtcatcgtcatcgtcatcgtcatcgtcatcgtcatcgtcatcgtcatcgtcatcgtcatcgtcatcgtcatcgtcatcgtcatcgtcatcgtcatcgtcatcgtcatcgtcatcgtcatcgtcatcgtcatcgtcatcgtcatcgtcatcgtcatcgtcatcgtcatcgtcatcgtcatcgtcatcgtcatcgtcatcgtcatcgtcatcgtcatcgtcatcgtcatcgtcatcgtcatcgtcatcgtcatcgtcatcgtcatcgtcatcgtcatcgtcatcgtcatcgtcatcgtcatcgtcatcgtcatcgtcatcgtcatcgtcatcgtcatcgtcatcgtcatcgtcatcgtcatcgtcatcgtcatcgtcatcgtcatcgtcatcgtcatcgtcatcgtcatcgtcatcgtcatcgtcatcgtcatcgtcatcgtcatcgtcatcgtcatcgtcatcgtcatcgtcatcgtcatcgtcatcgtcatcgtcatcgtcatcgtcatcgtcatcgtcatcgtcatcgtcatcgtcatcgtcatcgtcatcgtcatcgtcatcgtcatcgtcatcgtcatcgtcatcgtcatcgtcatcgtcatcgtcatcgtcatcgtcatcgtcatcgtcatcgtcatcgtcatcgtcatcgtcatcgtcatcgtcatcgtcatcgtcatcgtcatcgtcatcgtcatcgtcatcgtcatcgtcatcgtcatcgtcatcgtcatcgtcatcgtcatcgtcatcgtcatcgtcatcgtcatcgtcatcgtcatcgtcatcgtcatcgtcatcgtcatcgtcatcgtcatcgtcatcgtcatcgtcatcgtcatcgtcatcgtcatcgtcatcgtcatcgtcatcgtcatcgtcatcgtcatcgtcatcgtcatcgtcatcgtcatcgtcatcgtcatcgtcatcgtcatcgtcatcgtcatcgtcatcgtcatcgtcatcgtcatcgtcatcgtcatcgtcatcgtcatcgtcatcgtcatcgtcatcgtcatcgtcatcgtcatcgtcatcgtcatcgtcatcgtcatcgtcatcgtcatcgtcatcgtcatcgtcatcgtcatcgtcatcgtcatcgtcatcgtcatcgtcatcgtcatcgtcatcgtcatcgtcatcgtcatcgtcatcgtcatcgtcatcgtcatcgtcatcgtcatcgtcatcgtcatcgtcatcgtcatcgtcatcgtcatcgtcatcgtcatcgtcatcgtcatcgtcatcgtcatcgtcatcgtcatcgtcatcgtcatcgtcatcgtcatcgtcatcgtcatcgtcatcgtcatcgtcatcgtcatcgtcatcgtcatcgtcatcgtcatcgtcatcgtcatcgtcatcgtcatcgtcatcgtcatcgtcatcgtcatcgtcatcgtcatcgtcatcgtcatcgtcatcgtcatcgtcatcgtcatcgtcatcgtcatcgtcatcgtcatcgtcatcgtcatcgtcatcgtcatcgtcatcgtcatcgtcatcgtcatcgtcatcgtcatcgtcatcgtcatcgtcatcgtcatcgtcatcgtcatcgtcatcgtcatcgtcatcgtcatcgtcatcg
Protein-coding sequences here:
- the LOC126333275 gene encoding uncharacterized protein DDB_G0271670-like, yielding SSSSSSSSSSSSSSSSSSSSSSSSSSSSSSSSSSSSSSSSSSSSSSSSSSSSSSSSSSSSSSSSSSSSSSSSSSSSSSSSSSSSSSSSSSSSSSSSSSSSSSSSSSSSSSSSSSSSSSSSSSSSSSSSSSSSSSSSSSSSSSSSSSSSSSSSSSSSSSSSSSSSSSSSSSSSSSSSSSSSSSSSSSSSSSSSSSSSSSSSSSSSSSSSSSSSSSSSSSSSSSSSSSSSSSSSSSSSSSSSSSSSSSSSSSSSSSSSSSSSSSSSSSSSSSSSSSSSSSSSSSSSSSSSSSSSSSSSSSSSSSSSSSSSSSSSSSSSSSSSSSSSSSSSSSSSSSSSSSSSSSSSSSSSSSSSSSSSSSSSSSSSSSSS